From the Tribolium castaneum strain GA2 chromosome 2, icTriCast1.1, whole genome shotgun sequence genome, one window contains:
- the ry gene encoding xanthine dehydrogenase isoform X3, translating to MSQESSVNVLVFFVNGKKIIDNQVDPEWTLLYYLRNKLRLCGTKLGCGEGGCGACTVMVSKYDRINKKVIHLPVNACLAPVCSVHGQAVTTVEGIGSTRTRLHPVQERIAKAHGSQCGFCTPGIVMSMYTLLRNSPKPTMNDMEIAFQGNLCRCTGYRPIIEGYKTFTEEWELMQANSKLNEGTGCGGGNGCCQDNPTRQESVSECSDTGSDNGYGNENGSDNGYDSDDSCEKESASGEMDNGSGEVNGGGTTKPNGCAMGSKCCKLQQEDTDEKDPDEEVLFKTSEFTPYDCTQEPIFPPELKLSDEYDRQYLVIKGKAVTWYRPTKLCDLLQLRKQHPNAKIVVGNTEVGVEVKFKHMVYPVIVQPVLIPELSRIENTEEGVRVGASVTLMDVQGYLLDEMKRLPEEKTRVFRTITKMLNWFAGKQIRSVGALGSNIMTGSPISDMLPILMANEVVLELQSADGGVRKVRLDSHFFTGYRKTIVLPDEILLAIHIPYTHRDRYCYAYKQARRREDDIAIVNAAVNVTFEPQTDIISDINIAFGGVSFKTVTALKTRTNLKGLPWNRQTLERAFDYLQEDLPLDPGAPGGMIQYRRSLTLSLFFKAFLAISLELQKYVPHVTVDQRDLSGIEGFHEKEYKSSQYFTVVPHTQQKTDALQRPIVHMSAYKQATGEAIYLDDIPYFENELYLAFVTSTKAHAKILSIDPSEALEMEGVHYFVSAKDIDKKHNTMGSIVHDERVFYNEKVTSQGQIIGGVVAVDQSTAQSAARKVKVVYEDIEPVIVTIPDAIKYNSYHGNGRHKLIVKGDIEKVLREAPHVLESECQMGGQEHFYLETQCVLAVPKKEDCEMEIYSSTQNPTEVAAMLAEVLGIQQNKIAAKVKRLGGGFGGKESKAMMVAIPVAIAAVKLNRPIRCMLDRDEDIVMTGGRHPFLMKYKVAFDDNGKILGADIKLYNNCGYSTDLSPSVLERAMTHFENSYKIPVVRVEGFMCKTNLPSNTAFRGFGGPQGMYAAECILQDVADYLQKDPVTLSELNLYKEGDFTHYNQKLVNCTLDKCWHECIQSSNYHEKRKEVERFNRENRYKKRGLSVIPTKYGIAFTAPHLNQAGCLLIVYADGSVLLSHGGIEMGQGLYTKMIQVASRMLEIPVDKIHTVETATDKVPNTSPTAASSGSDLNGMAVMEACKVIKERLRPFKEANPKGTWEQWVRKAYFSRVSLSATGFYKTPDIGYNWETGEGNMFNYFTYGVACCEVEIDTLTGDHEVRRIDIVMDLGESLNPAIDIGQIEGAFMQGYGLFVLEELVYSPTGTNYTRGPGTYKLPGFGDIPGEFNVSLLKGVSNPRAVFSSKAVGEPPLFLGSSVLYAIKDAIKAARRENGYEPTKFRLDSPATAARIRMACQDNITSKFKDPEPGSFKPWNVYV from the exons ATGTCGCAAGAGAGCAGTGTCAACGTTTTAGTGTTTTTCGTTAACGGAAAAAAG aTAATCGACAACCAGGTCGACCCTGAGTGGACGCTTCTCTATTATCTGCGAAATAAGC TCAGACTATGTGGAACCAAACTAGGTTGCGGGGAAGGAGGATGCGGTGCTTGCACCGTGATGGTCTCAAAATACGACAGGATCAACAAAAAAGTGAT TCATCTCCCAGTCAATGCCTGTCTGGCCCCTGTATGCTCAGTCCACGGCCAAGCCGTCACAACCGTCGAAGGAATCGGTTCAACCAGAACCAGACTCCACCCAGTCCAAGAACGCATAGCTAAAGCTCACGGCTCACAATGCGGGTTTTGCACCCCAGGAATCGTAATGTCCATGTACACCCTCCTGAGAAACTCCCCAAAACCCACAATGAACGACATGGAGATCGCGTTCCAAGGCAACCTCTGCCGCTGCACCGGCTACAGACCCATCATCGAAGGCTACAAAACCTTCACCGAAGAGTGGGAACTCATGCAAGCCAACAGCAAACTCAACGAAGGCACCGGCTGCGGCGGCGGAAACGGCTGCTGCCAGGACAACCCCACTCGCCAGGAGAGCGTCTCCGAGTGCTCTGACACCGGCTCCGACAACGGCTACGGCAACGAAAACGGCTCCGACAACGGCTACGACAGCGACGACAGCTGCGAGAAGGAAAGCGCCTCCGGGGAAATGGACAACGGTTCCGGGGAAGTCAACGGAGGCGGCACCACCAAGCCCAACGGCTGCGCCATGGGCTCAAAGTGCTGCAAGTTGCAGCAGGAGGACACCGACGAGAAGGACCCCGACGAGGAGGTCCTGTTCAAAACGAGCGAATTCACGCCTTATGATTGCACCCAAGAGCCCATTTTCCCCCCGGAACTCAAGCTTTCAGACGAGTATGACCGGCAGTATCTCGTTATAAAGGGCAAGGCGGTGACTTGGTACCGCCCCACCAAACTGTGCGACCTCCTACAGTTGCGAAAGCAACACCCTAACGCCAAAATCGTCGTCGGGAACACCGAAGTCGGGGTCGAAGTCAAGTTCAAGCACATGGTGTACCCGGTGATTGTCCAGCCTGTGCTGATCCCCGAGCTGTCGCGGATTGAGAACACGGAGGAGGGCGTGCGAGTCGGGGCTTCGGTCACGCTGATGGACGTCCAGGGTTATTTGCTTGACGAGATGAAGCGACTCCCGGAGGAGAAGACTAGGGTTTTTAGGACTATAACGAAGATGTTGAACTGGTTTGCTGGCAAACAGATCCGAAGTGTGGGCGCGCTTGGGAGCAACATAATGACGGGGAGTCCAATTTCGGACATGCTCCCGATTCTGATGGCCAACGAAGTGGTCCTGGAGCTGCAAAGCGCGGACGGGGGCGTGCGCAAAGTTCGCCTGGACTCGCACTTTTTCACCGGTTATCGCAAAACCATCGTCTTACCTGACGAAATCCTCCTGGCCATTCACATCCCTTACACGCACAGGGACAGGTACTGCTACGCCTACAAGCAAGCCAGGCGGCGTGAGGACGACATTGCCATCGTAAACGCCGCCGTGAACGTGACTTTCGAGCCCCAGACTGATATTATCTCCGATATCAACATCGCCTTCGGTGGGGTGTCTTTTAAAACGGTCACAGCGCTCAAAACCCGCACTAATCTGAAGGGACTCCCCTGGAACCGGCAGACCCTAGAACGGGCCTTCGACTACCTCCAGGAAGACCTGCCGTTGGACCCCGGCGCCCCAGGCGGCATGATCCAGTACCGGAGGTCCCTAACCCTCAGCCTGTTCTTCAAAGCCTTTCTGGCGATTTCCCTCGAGTTGCAAAAATACGTCCCGCATGTCACAGTCGACCAGCGCGACTTGAGCGGAATCGAAGGCTTCCACGAGAAGGAGTACAAAAGCTCGCAGTACTTCACAGTAGTACCGCACACGCAGCAAAAAACTGACGCCCTCCAGCGACCCATCGTCCACATGTCGGCCTACAAACAAGCCACAGGTGAAGCCATCTACCTGGACGATATTCCCTACTTCGAGAACGAACTCTACCTAGCCTTCGTCACTAGCACCAAAGCCCACGCCAAAATCCTCTCGATTGACCCGTCGGAAGCGCTGGAAATGGAAGGGGTGCACTATTTCGTCTCGGCTAAAGACATTGATAAGAAGCACAACACTATGGGGTCTATAGTGCACGATGAGAGAGTGTTCTATAACGAGAAGGTGACAAGTCAGGGCCAGATCATTGGCGGGGTTGTGGCAGTCGATCAGAGTACAGCGCAAAGTGCTGCCAGGAAGGTTAAGGTGGTGTATGAGGATATTGAGCCAGTTATTGTCACGATTCCGGACGCTATTAAGTATAATTCGTATCATGGAAATGGGCGGCATAAGCTCATTGTTAAGGGCGATATTGAGAAGGTTTTGAGGGAGGCGCCCCATGTTCTGGAGAGTGAGTGCCAGATGGGAGGACAGGAACATTTCTATCTTGAGACGCAGTGTGTGCTCGCTGTGCCCAAGAAGGAGGACTGCGAAATGGAGATTTATTCCTCGACGCAGAATCCGACCGAAGTCGCA GCCATGTTGGCTGAGGTCCTGGGCATTCAGCAGAACAAAATCGCCGCCAAAGTGAAGCGCCTTGGGGGCGGTTTCGGCGGCAAGGAGTCCAAGGCCATGATGGTGGCAATCCCTGTCGCTATAGCCGCTGTTAAATTAAACCGCCCGATCCGGTGCATGCTAGACCGCGACGAGGACATCGTCATGACAGGGGGTCGCCACCCCTTCTTGATGAAGTACAAAGTAGCGTTTGACGACAACGGCAAAATCCTCGGCGCCGACATTAAACTCTACAACAACTGCGGATACTCAACCGACTTATCGCCTTCA GTATTAGAACGTGCAATGACACACTTTGAGAACTCGTACAAAATCCCGGTCGTCCGGGTGGAGGGCTTCATGTGCAAGACCAACCTGCCCTCAAACACCGCCTTCCGGGGCTTTGGAGGCCCCCAAGGCATGTACGCCGCCGAGTGCATCCTCCAGGACGTGGCCGACTACCTCCAAAAGGACCCGGTGACGCTCAGTGAGCTCAATTTGTACAAAGAAGGCGATTTCACGCACTACAACCAAAAACTGGTGAACTGCACGCTGGATAAGTGCTGGCACGAGTGCATCCAGTCGTCAAACTACCACGAAAAGCGCAAGGAAGTCGAGCGGTTTAACCGGGAAAATCGGTACAAGAAGCGCGGCTTGAGCGTGATTCCCACAAAATATGGGATCGCCTTCACGGCGCCGCACCTGAACCAGGCGGGTTGTTTGCTCATAGTGTACGCCGACGGGTCGGTGCTTCTCTCCCATGGAGGTATCGAGATGGGCCAGGGGTTGTACACGAAAATGATACAAGTGGCGAGTCGGATGCTCGAAATCCCGGTCGACAAAATCCACACTGTTGAGACCGCCACTGACAAAGTGCCCAACACCTCGCCCACAGCCGCCAGCTCCGGCTCAGACCTCAACGGGATGGCCGTCATGGAAGCGTGCAAAGTGATCAAGGAGAGACTAAGACCGTTCAAGGAAGCCAATCCCAAGGGAACTTGGGAGCAGTGGGTCCGCAAGGCTTACTTCTCCCGGGTTAGTTTAAGTGCGACCGGTTTTTACAAAACCCCAGATATTGGCTACAATTGGGAGACGGGGGAAGGCAACATGTTCAATTATTTCACGTACGGGGTGGCGTGTTGTGAGGTCGAGATTGACACTCTGACCGGGGACCACGAAGTCCGAAGAATTGACATTGTCATGGATTTGG gTGAGAGTCTCAACCCGGCCATTGATATTGGACAAATCGAGGGGGCTTTCATGCAAGGGTACGGCCTGTTCGTGCTTGAGGAACTAGTCTATTCGCCCACGGGAACTAACTACACACGGGGGCCTGGTACTTATAAGTTGCCTGGTTTTGGGGACATTCCGGGCGAGTTTAACGTCTCTCTATTGAAGGGCGTGTCGAACCCCAGGGCTGTTTTCTCATCAAAG GCCGTTGGTGAACCTCCCCTATTTTTGGGCAGTTCAGTCCTGTACGCTATTAAAGACGCCATAAAGGCCGCAAGGAGGGAAAATGGTTACGAACCAACCAAATTCAGGTTAGACTCACCTGCCACTGCTGCAAGGATACGTATGGCCTGTCAGGACAACATTACTTCAAAG TTCAAGGATCCCGAACCCGGAAGTTTCAAACCGTGGAACGTCTACGTTTAA
- the ry gene encoding xanthine dehydrogenase isoform X5 yields MSMYTLLRNSPKPTMNDMEIAFQGNLCRCTGYRPIIEGYKTFTEEWELMQANSKLNEGTGCGGGNGCCQDNPTRQESVSECSDTGSDNGYGNENGSDNGYDSDDSCEKESASGEMDNGSGEVNGGGTTKPNGCAMGSKCCKLQQEDTDEKDPDEEVLFKTSEFTPYDCTQEPIFPPELKLSDEYDRQYLVIKGKAVTWYRPTKLCDLLQLRKQHPNAKIVVGNTEVGVEVKFKHMVYPVIVQPVLIPELSRIENTEEGVRVGASVTLMDVQGYLLDEMKRLPEEKTRVFRTITKMLNWFAGKQIRSVGALGSNIMTGSPISDMLPILMANEVVLELQSADGGVRKVRLDSHFFTGYRKTIVLPDEILLAIHIPYTHRDRYCYAYKQARRREDDIAIVNAAVNVTFEPQTDIISDINIAFGGVSFKTVTALKTRTNLKGLPWNRQTLERAFDYLQEDLPLDPGAPGGMIQYRRSLTLSLFFKAFLAISLELQKYVPHVTVDQRDLSGIEGFHEKEYKSSQYFTVVPHTQQKTDALQRPIVHMSAYKQATGEAIYLDDIPYFENELYLAFVTSTKAHAKILSIDPSEALEMEGVHYFVSAKDIDKKHNTMGSIVHDERVFYNEKVTSQGQIIGGVVAVDQSTAQSAARKVKVVYEDIEPVIVTIPDAIKYNSYHGNGRHKLIVKGDIEKVLREAPHVLESECQMGGQEHFYLETQCVLAVPKKEDCEMEIYSSTQNPTEVAAMLAEVLGIQQNKIAAKVKRLGGGFGGKESKAMMVAIPVAIAAVKLNRPIRCMLDRDEDIVMTGGRHPFLMKYKVAFDDNGKILGADIKLYNNCGYSTDLSPSVLERAMTHFENSYKIPVVRVEGFMCKTNLPSNTAFRGFGGPQGMYAAECILQDVADYLQKDPVTLSELNLYKEGDFTHYNQKLVNCTLDKCWHECIQSSNYHEKRKEVERFNRENRYKKRGLSVIPTKYGIAFTAPHLNQAGCLLIVYADGSVLLSHGGIEMGQGLYTKMIQVASRMLEIPVDKIHTVETATDKVPNTSPTAASSGSDLNGMAVMEACKVIKERLRPFKEANPKGTWEQWVRKAYFSRVSLSATGFYKTPDIGYNWETGEGNMFNYFTYGVACCEVEIDTLTGDHEVRRIDIVMDLGESLNPAIDIGQIEGAFMQGYGLFVLEELVYSPTGTNYTRGPGTYKLPGFGDIPGEFNVSLLKGVSNPRAVFSSKAVGEPPLFLGSSVLYAIKDAIKAARRENGYEPTKFRLDSPATAARIRMACQDNITSKFKDPEPGSFKPWNVYV; encoded by the exons ATGTCCATGTACACCCTCCTGAGAAACTCCCCAAAACCCACAATGAACGACATGGAGATCGCGTTCCAAGGCAACCTCTGCCGCTGCACCGGCTACAGACCCATCATCGAAGGCTACAAAACCTTCACCGAAGAGTGGGAACTCATGCAAGCCAACAGCAAACTCAACGAAGGCACCGGCTGCGGCGGCGGAAACGGCTGCTGCCAGGACAACCCCACTCGCCAGGAGAGCGTCTCCGAGTGCTCTGACACCGGCTCCGACAACGGCTACGGCAACGAAAACGGCTCCGACAACGGCTACGACAGCGACGACAGCTGCGAGAAGGAAAGCGCCTCCGGGGAAATGGACAACGGTTCCGGGGAAGTCAACGGAGGCGGCACCACCAAGCCCAACGGCTGCGCCATGGGCTCAAAGTGCTGCAAGTTGCAGCAGGAGGACACCGACGAGAAGGACCCCGACGAGGAGGTCCTGTTCAAAACGAGCGAATTCACGCCTTATGATTGCACCCAAGAGCCCATTTTCCCCCCGGAACTCAAGCTTTCAGACGAGTATGACCGGCAGTATCTCGTTATAAAGGGCAAGGCGGTGACTTGGTACCGCCCCACCAAACTGTGCGACCTCCTACAGTTGCGAAAGCAACACCCTAACGCCAAAATCGTCGTCGGGAACACCGAAGTCGGGGTCGAAGTCAAGTTCAAGCACATGGTGTACCCGGTGATTGTCCAGCCTGTGCTGATCCCCGAGCTGTCGCGGATTGAGAACACGGAGGAGGGCGTGCGAGTCGGGGCTTCGGTCACGCTGATGGACGTCCAGGGTTATTTGCTTGACGAGATGAAGCGACTCCCGGAGGAGAAGACTAGGGTTTTTAGGACTATAACGAAGATGTTGAACTGGTTTGCTGGCAAACAGATCCGAAGTGTGGGCGCGCTTGGGAGCAACATAATGACGGGGAGTCCAATTTCGGACATGCTCCCGATTCTGATGGCCAACGAAGTGGTCCTGGAGCTGCAAAGCGCGGACGGGGGCGTGCGCAAAGTTCGCCTGGACTCGCACTTTTTCACCGGTTATCGCAAAACCATCGTCTTACCTGACGAAATCCTCCTGGCCATTCACATCCCTTACACGCACAGGGACAGGTACTGCTACGCCTACAAGCAAGCCAGGCGGCGTGAGGACGACATTGCCATCGTAAACGCCGCCGTGAACGTGACTTTCGAGCCCCAGACTGATATTATCTCCGATATCAACATCGCCTTCGGTGGGGTGTCTTTTAAAACGGTCACAGCGCTCAAAACCCGCACTAATCTGAAGGGACTCCCCTGGAACCGGCAGACCCTAGAACGGGCCTTCGACTACCTCCAGGAAGACCTGCCGTTGGACCCCGGCGCCCCAGGCGGCATGATCCAGTACCGGAGGTCCCTAACCCTCAGCCTGTTCTTCAAAGCCTTTCTGGCGATTTCCCTCGAGTTGCAAAAATACGTCCCGCATGTCACAGTCGACCAGCGCGACTTGAGCGGAATCGAAGGCTTCCACGAGAAGGAGTACAAAAGCTCGCAGTACTTCACAGTAGTACCGCACACGCAGCAAAAAACTGACGCCCTCCAGCGACCCATCGTCCACATGTCGGCCTACAAACAAGCCACAGGTGAAGCCATCTACCTGGACGATATTCCCTACTTCGAGAACGAACTCTACCTAGCCTTCGTCACTAGCACCAAAGCCCACGCCAAAATCCTCTCGATTGACCCGTCGGAAGCGCTGGAAATGGAAGGGGTGCACTATTTCGTCTCGGCTAAAGACATTGATAAGAAGCACAACACTATGGGGTCTATAGTGCACGATGAGAGAGTGTTCTATAACGAGAAGGTGACAAGTCAGGGCCAGATCATTGGCGGGGTTGTGGCAGTCGATCAGAGTACAGCGCAAAGTGCTGCCAGGAAGGTTAAGGTGGTGTATGAGGATATTGAGCCAGTTATTGTCACGATTCCGGACGCTATTAAGTATAATTCGTATCATGGAAATGGGCGGCATAAGCTCATTGTTAAGGGCGATATTGAGAAGGTTTTGAGGGAGGCGCCCCATGTTCTGGAGAGTGAGTGCCAGATGGGAGGACAGGAACATTTCTATCTTGAGACGCAGTGTGTGCTCGCTGTGCCCAAGAAGGAGGACTGCGAAATGGAGATTTATTCCTCGACGCAGAATCCGACCGAAGTCGCA GCCATGTTGGCTGAGGTCCTGGGCATTCAGCAGAACAAAATCGCCGCCAAAGTGAAGCGCCTTGGGGGCGGTTTCGGCGGCAAGGAGTCCAAGGCCATGATGGTGGCAATCCCTGTCGCTATAGCCGCTGTTAAATTAAACCGCCCGATCCGGTGCATGCTAGACCGCGACGAGGACATCGTCATGACAGGGGGTCGCCACCCCTTCTTGATGAAGTACAAAGTAGCGTTTGACGACAACGGCAAAATCCTCGGCGCCGACATTAAACTCTACAACAACTGCGGATACTCAACCGACTTATCGCCTTCA GTATTAGAACGTGCAATGACACACTTTGAGAACTCGTACAAAATCCCGGTCGTCCGGGTGGAGGGCTTCATGTGCAAGACCAACCTGCCCTCAAACACCGCCTTCCGGGGCTTTGGAGGCCCCCAAGGCATGTACGCCGCCGAGTGCATCCTCCAGGACGTGGCCGACTACCTCCAAAAGGACCCGGTGACGCTCAGTGAGCTCAATTTGTACAAAGAAGGCGATTTCACGCACTACAACCAAAAACTGGTGAACTGCACGCTGGATAAGTGCTGGCACGAGTGCATCCAGTCGTCAAACTACCACGAAAAGCGCAAGGAAGTCGAGCGGTTTAACCGGGAAAATCGGTACAAGAAGCGCGGCTTGAGCGTGATTCCCACAAAATATGGGATCGCCTTCACGGCGCCGCACCTGAACCAGGCGGGTTGTTTGCTCATAGTGTACGCCGACGGGTCGGTGCTTCTCTCCCATGGAGGTATCGAGATGGGCCAGGGGTTGTACACGAAAATGATACAAGTGGCGAGTCGGATGCTCGAAATCCCGGTCGACAAAATCCACACTGTTGAGACCGCCACTGACAAAGTGCCCAACACCTCGCCCACAGCCGCCAGCTCCGGCTCAGACCTCAACGGGATGGCCGTCATGGAAGCGTGCAAAGTGATCAAGGAGAGACTAAGACCGTTCAAGGAAGCCAATCCCAAGGGAACTTGGGAGCAGTGGGTCCGCAAGGCTTACTTCTCCCGGGTTAGTTTAAGTGCGACCGGTTTTTACAAAACCCCAGATATTGGCTACAATTGGGAGACGGGGGAAGGCAACATGTTCAATTATTTCACGTACGGGGTGGCGTGTTGTGAGGTCGAGATTGACACTCTGACCGGGGACCACGAAGTCCGAAGAATTGACATTGTCATGGATTTGG gTGAGAGTCTCAACCCGGCCATTGATATTGGACAAATCGAGGGGGCTTTCATGCAAGGGTACGGCCTGTTCGTGCTTGAGGAACTAGTCTATTCGCCCACGGGAACTAACTACACACGGGGGCCTGGTACTTATAAGTTGCCTGGTTTTGGGGACATTCCGGGCGAGTTTAACGTCTCTCTATTGAAGGGCGTGTCGAACCCCAGGGCTGTTTTCTCATCAAAG GCCGTTGGTGAACCTCCCCTATTTTTGGGCAGTTCAGTCCTGTACGCTATTAAAGACGCCATAAAGGCCGCAAGGAGGGAAAATGGTTACGAACCAACCAAATTCAGGTTAGACTCACCTGCCACTGCTGCAAGGATACGTATGGCCTGTCAGGACAACATTACTTCAAAG TTCAAGGATCCCGAACCCGGAAGTTTCAAACCGTGGAACGTCTACGTTTAA